The Coffea arabica cultivar ET-39 chromosome 1e, Coffea Arabica ET-39 HiFi, whole genome shotgun sequence genome has a window encoding:
- the LOC140016941 gene encoding uncharacterized protein has protein sequence MLYTVRDVKAIVESIIGFPLYDLSLIYDGKKLNDSKINICLPVMKPVALKVKKSDTDDQNLGSVGIQQNTNLHVFVQNLLSTRLFIKRASDQRVLQIDAEASDTIHNGGGVKSDKRELLKREVKSLYTVRDVKAIVESIVGFPVNEHSLMCDGQQLDDSKVLSSYHIAAESILKMLVQNI, from the exons ATGTTGTACACTGTTCGTGATGTTAAAGCAATCGTGGAGAGCATCATTGGCTTCCCTCTTTATGATCTGAGCCTAATTTATGATGGCAAAAAGCTTAATGATTCAAAG ATAAATATATGCTTGCCTGTTATGAAACCGGTTGCTTTGAAAGTGAAGAAATCAGATACA GATGATCAAAATCTGGGCTCAGTTGGGATTCAGCAGAATACTAATCTCCAtgtttttgttcaaaatttgctGTCAACGAGACTGTTTATCAAGAGAGCATCTGATCAGAGAGTCCTCCAGATTGATGCAGAGGCTTCTGATACCATCCACAAT GGAGGTggagtaaaaagtgataaaagag aGTTGTTGAAGAGGGAAGTCAAGTCGTTGTACACTGTTCGCGATGTTAAAGCAATCGTGGAGAGCATCGTTGGCTTCCCTGTGAATGAACACAGCCTAATGTGTGATGGACAACAACTTGATGATTCAAAGGTCCTATCTTCTTATCATATTGCTGCAGAATCCATCTTAAAGATGTTAGTGCAGAATATTTAG